One Triticum dicoccoides isolate Atlit2015 ecotype Zavitan chromosome 5B, WEW_v2.0, whole genome shotgun sequence genomic window carries:
- the LOC119312180 gene encoding PITH domain-containing protein At3g04780-like — MATAPAPTAAATAPAAAAAPAPSASVPRGQVDLVDFIDWTGVECLNQDPAHGIANALKQGYREDEGLHLASDSDEQLLIYIPFMQVIKLHSALFKGPEEEGPKTVKLFSNREHMGFSNVNDFPPSDSVDLSSSHLLESKPVTLKYVKFQNVRSLTMFIEDNQSGADITKIQKIALYGTTVDTTNMKDLKKIEEH, encoded by the exons ATGGCCACCGCGCCCGCGCCGACCGCAGCCGccaccgcgcccgccgccgccgccgcgcccgccccgTCCGCGTCGGTGCCGCGCGGTCAGGTGGATCTGGTCGACTTCATCGACTGGACCGGCGTCGAGTGCCTCAACCAGGACCCCGCGCACGGCATCGCCAACGCCCTCAAGCAG GGCTACAGGGAGGATGAGGGGCTGCACCTCGCCAGCGACTCGGACGAGCAGCTGCTGATCTACATCCCCTTCATGCAGGTCATCAAGCTGCATTCCGCGCTCTTCAAAGGCCCCGAGGAAGAAG GCCCAAAGACAGTTAAACTCTTCTCCAACAGAGAGCATATGGGTTTCAG CAACGTCAATGACTTCCCTCCAAGTGATAGTGTTGACCTGTCATCCAGCCATTTACTGGAA AGTAAGCCTGTCACGCTAAAGTATGTGAAGTTCCAGAATGTTCGCAG CCTGACTATGTTTATCGAAGACAATCAAAGCGGAGCTGACATCACAAAAATTCAGAAGATCGCGCTTTATGGAACCAC TGTGGACACAACAAATATGAAGGACCTGAAGAAGATAGAAGAACATTAA